agtttttctgacaaaatataaaaaataaatattcaaactcaaaataatatttaaaattttacaaaaactaaaattatagataataaagaataactttttgaaatgttccacgaaaaaataaactatatatactgtaaaaactaaagaaatataATACTTTGAAAtcttaactaaaaataaaaagaaaatttaatatcataacatcaataaaatatcttatatcaataaaatttactaaattaatatgatagatgctactatatataaaatttactaaaataataggactaaattatttaaacaaaacagtGCTTTgcttataaaatatgtaaaaagcaaataatatatgttaaaatatattttcttaaacacaacatgtaaatataaattaccttatacatatttattttctataatataaataaataaattttaaaaatgtattatagcaaaatgtataaattaaagaaaataatattttgaaagaggttatctatttgattatttcatattgtGATTTTACGGTACCTAACtccaaaatatattagtaagtaatacaaattaataacaaagtaaaatatattaaacaaatcactatatattaatattgcCGAATAcggaatataaatattatagagttacataatctataatactaaaatagaaattatatatttaaaacatttgtaataatatcaaatacatttataaaataaaaaaaatatccgcACGAACGTGCGAGTTAAAATCTAGTGAAACAATAATCGCAGGTCAGTATATGATGTGATGAggtttctattaaaaaaaatcacttatgaaAGATGGGTGAATTTAATAAACAAtttgttctaatttttttaattaatcgcAATAGTAAACAACTTCATCCTAACGGATAAAATTAAACAGAGGACACCATTGTTTCAAGTCAATGGTGTGGCCAAAGCCAAAGGTATTGGACTGCACATTATAAATTTCCAATTccagagagaaagagacaaaAAATAATCCAACTTACTATTCTTATTATTAAGAGAGCTTACATAAATTATGTAGCAGAAGCAAAAATCTTCTATATGAAAATGAATATATGATAATTATCTAACCATTTCATTAACAAGTTACAAGTGTATGATAGTAGCCAATAAGCAAAACAAAAGAATGAGATGATTTGAGAAAGTCAAAGAATTTTCTAATAGATCCAAAACTGCCAATGAAAGAGTATTGTACACATTATAATAACACAAACTAAGCTATCCATTATCACAAAAGAATGTCaaattataatacattaatgaaatataaacTTTCTTTTTAGTAGTTTAGTTTGGGAATTATGTAGCTTCATAAAtagttctttttttgtttcaaaaataaaagtttgaaaaGAGCAAGTCTAACAAAAGTCTACTCATCTGCATATTTTATTCACAATTGACTGCTTAGTGGCTGATGCATCCTAGGATGTCTTTATAAGACTACAGACTTTCTTTTGAGAGTCTTCACCTCTCTCCACTTTCTCACTAGCCCTTTTCAAATAAGTTTCAtcatctcctatatatatatatatattcataagaAGGAAACCATTAACAATAGACAGACAAAAACTTCTCAAAGAAACACAAGAAGATCCACTCTCTCAGATGAAACGAATAAGATTTTCTTGGAAGAATACATGTCTTCCCATAAGCTGCATCAACAACACAAACCAGAAGACTACATGTACAAAAAACCCATCAAAGGAAAGACTTCTTCTGCTATCCAAACAAACCTCTGTCCGAAGCAGAGTCTACTTGTCGGATTTCAGCAACTCAACAATCTCACTCAACGACTTCTCAAACTCTTTTCTCATAGACATTCACATCCTCACCTTTGAAGAGCTCAAAACGATCACACAAGGCTTCTCAAAGTATAATTACCTCGGTAAAGGAGGATTCGGGGAAGTCTACAAAGGGTTTGCTGATGACAGCGTCAAGACTGGTTTGAAAGCTCAGCCTGTTGCTGTTAAGGCATTGAAACGAGAAGGTGGACAAGGCCATAGAGAGTGGCTGGTAATAATTTTCAACTATTATATGTCAGCTCATATGAGAATGGGATcacaaataccaaaaataaacgTTTCTTTGGCATTATGATTTATGCAGGCTGAGGTTGTAATCCTTGGTCAGTTGAAGCATCCTAATCTTGTGAACTTGATCGGCTACTGCTGTGAGGATGATCACAGGCTTCTAGTTTACGAATACATGGAACGAGGCAATCTGGAAGACCATCTATTTCAAAGTGAGTCAAGTTAAATCATACAAGTTTAAAGAGATGCAGTTTACTAAAGATATGAGTACTGTTTGGTGCAATGCAGAGTATGGTGGAGCCTTACCTTGGTTAACAAGAGTGAAGATTCTGCTTGGTGCTGCTAAAGGCCTTGACTTCCTTCACAAGGAAGAGAAACCTGTCATTTACAGAGATTTTAAGCCTTCCAATATCCTCTTGAGCTCGGTAATTCAAAAGCTTATCTTCCTATCTTGCATCTCAATATACTTATTGTCATGTCAAATAACTTTATATCTGAAACTTTTAGGATTACAGCTCTAAGCTTTCAGATTTCGGCTTAGCCACAGATGGATCAGAGGCAGATGACGCAGACTTTACCAAAAGTGTAATGGGCACAGAAGGCTATGCTGCTCCAGAATACATCTCAGCAGGTCATTTGACGACTATGAGCGATGTGTTCAGCTTCGGTGTGGTGCTTCTGGAGATGCTAACAGCTAGAAAGGCAGTGAAGAAGTACCGGTCACAGAGAGGGAGGAACCTAGTGGAATGGGCTAGACCCATGTTAAAGGATCCCAACAAACTTGAACAGATCATAGACCCGAGTTTAGAAGGGAGATACTCGCTTGAAGGCATCAGAAAAGCAGCTGTCTTAGCGTACCAGTGCCTGAGCCACAACCCTAAGTCACGGCCTACTATGGCCACTGTCGTCAAGACCCTAGAGCGAATTTTAGACCTCAAGGACATCCAAAACGGACCGTTTGTGTACATTGTTCCAGTAGCAGGCGCAAATAAAGTTCATGACATCAAATGTAACTGATCACACAGAagataaatgtttattttttatacagGTATGTATATTAGGAGACAGTAGTATACcggagaaatacacaaaaaggTTGTGTTAGATAAATGAAAATACTATAAGGTTCGATGAAATTCTGTAGATGTTTTGATAGAAACGTTAGCTACAAGTCAATTTTCAGTTTTGTAACCACAGATGTATAAGTCGTAATTGTATGTGTGTTTCAAAAGGGATATTATTACTTGGATACTCAACATCATTATCCTAAATTGACTGTAGTTCACCAACAAAGAATTTTCAGTGGTGTAAGCGTGTACTCTAAGTCAATGTTTTAGAATATGGGTACATATGCAAGCATGTTCCAAATTTCAGACAGAACAGTTTCATATACAGACAGATTAGATGACATACCTTGGTTATGAAGAAAGACTTCTTAGTCCTACCGAACCCCACTCAAAGacttgtagaaaaaaaaaacacttttgtGGTTGCTTATGTCACCTCTAATTTTCTACATGCCCCTGATTGACAAAACAGGGACAAGAAGCAGCTATTTGGTGGTCTTGTCTATTTTTCTAATTAAGGAGACTTCAAACGGATAACAGGTTATATGTCACTAACAAAACCGAAGCAATACGGAAACGAACCAACAGCTCGTTAATCATCTAATTTTGATGAGATCGGTATAACATTACAGATCTAGTACTGGGACTGGCTTTTCCACATATGTAAGAGACTCTCTGGATTTTTCACTTGAAGACAGATTCCATTTAGGTCCTACCTAAGCTCAGTAGCTACATAATGATGTGGAAACTACACAATATATCGGGTTTGATTGAATATTGATTCCCTCTACCATTATACATATGATTCTTTACAATAATAGCTAATGGTAGTAAACACTAGAAGACACATTCCAAAAAAACCCCTCAGGCTTGAGTAACGCCACACTGAAGCAAAAAGACCTCCAAAACTAGTTCAActtcttatttcttttcctCCTAGGCTTCTTTTTGACTAGTCGGTTTTTAGCATCCTCATCAGTTTGATCCCGTAGCCAGTCCGCATGGTACTTCTCATCGTATGGGGCAACCTCCCCGTCAACGGACGGCtctcctacaaaaaaaaaaatgcatgatTAAGATACAAATAGTACTGCAGGTACTATTAAACATACAAAGATACAACATCTTGTCTCCCAAAGAATCATTGATTCAGTgcacaaagaaacaaaacttaaGCAGCAAATGAAACCTCCATATCCACTGTCACCACCATCCACTATAAACGAATCTGGTAGAACCCATCTAACATCAGGCAGAGCTGCAAATCAAAACATAACCCACAGTTACAGCATTTGCCACAAAACTAAGAAGATGAGTTTTTCAAAAGGATATGTGTCAATACATCTTATCTTGTAAGTCAAATGCTCATGAACCCTGCAGCCAAATGCATAGTAGTACTTTGTTGAAACAGAGTATATCGATTTCTTAGCTTCTTCGTCGCTGCACACAACACAACAAGCAACCACATTCATAATATTACCACAAAAGCTTCaatcttttttatcaaaaaataaagattttcgATGGCAATGTATCTACTAGAACGAACACCACACAAACCATAACTTTTATTGATACAACAATATTTAGTGAAAACATTCTTGATTAGTTaagtacaaaaaaaacattcttgaTCAGTTTACCTCCCTTGAGCCATGGCGAGCGTTCTGATAAAGCCTTGTACGATGTCGTTTCGGGGTGGGTATCCGTTGGGAGGCTTCATGAGCACCAGCCAGTGCTTGTAGTCGCAGCCTTCGACTAAACTCGGCACTCGAATTAACTCGGAGCAACGAGTCGTGTCCGAGTTAACGGAACCAGAACTTCCGGAGAACGGTAATAACGGAGCAAGTCGAAACCGGACGGCTGCTGCCGTTAGGTTTGACGGCCTTCTGACGATGCTCCCCATTTGTACGGCGGAGCGTAAAAGGATGAAACCTTGATGACGTTAGAGTCCCTTCGACTCAGACAGAATGTTACTTTGGTTCTACGTTCTTTTTGTCGCGTTTTTGTTTCCGGAGTCATAACCCGGTTTTATGGTTTAGTTTGGTTCAGTTTTCCGGTTTTATAAACCCCGGTTCacacaatttttaaataacttcTTGCCTATCAATACCAAGCCAAGCCGAAAGGGTTTAACTGGCGACCATTACATACACATTatgaataagtaaaaaaaatacagagaaataaaagtaaaataatgaAAGGAAAATTATTCATTATCAAATTTTATTgactaaaataaaaagaatgagaagaaatgtaaaaagaaaacaattcattataaatggtaaaaaaaattaagaataataagaaatacattatttcttttcattttttggtCACCGTTTACACCCAACCTCCAAAAATTAGCAAATACACCTTGCTTGTTCCAAGGCAATCACATGAAACTTGATTTTCATTCAAAATCagatatactatataaaaaacGTTTATTCAAATATGATATGACCATATCCTCCAAATACATGGAGTTAAGGTCATTAACGCCCCATATAATAAGATTTTGGGTCTAGTTTAGCAACATTCTAATTTAACAATTGTAAATGCAAGtgcaaatattcttgttatttcCGATACAAATGCCATCCATGTTGTACTTTTGAAGACAAAGCGGTGTGCATTCTTGAAAACTGCATGCCTTCCTAAGGTTCGGATTCACCCTGCATATTTTCTGTGCATTTGGCAAAGCCAAAAAGgctaaaaacaaataaaaatatttaacaagcCTACAAATGAATTTAAGTATATTATGCAAACAAAACGAGAATAGttcatttgaaaataattagttgAATAGTACTTTAGCCTAAAATCTTACAAAATGTGATTTACGATATTTAAACGTCATGTGATCAAATATAATGAATAGCTCTATCTAACTCGTAAAATcatcttaacattttttttgtaaattaaaaaaccGTGTTTAAGTAGGGTTCCTACAAAAATAACCTGAAGAATGATCTGACTCTTCTTAAAGAGATCAAGGGAAGATGAGCATACCAATGAAATACAAAGCATACAAATCCTTACCTGAGAGAACAAACATGGAGATGACCAGATACGAACACAAGAATTTTGTCATGACTTTTGAATAATTAGATGACTATGTTAattaaacaattattatttttatttgatattgaaAACGTGATAAAGAAAGAATGTTTTATATACAAGTACTAATATTGACGATACAAACATAGAGGGAATCTCTTACTaggaaacatttttaaaaattacaatgaAAAGAgaatcataataattaatttacaaaCTCGTTATGGTAAAAAATCTTACATTTTTCAATTACTGAAAgacattttattgttttaaattctTAGATATCTTACTTTATGTGAATaacaaacataaattaaaatacattcaCTCTCCTTTCATTATTTTATCACCTTTTATCCtttgatatttttaagatagtaaaataattacattaatttagtatactatttataaataatatataccaagtctgtattgaaaataaattaccttaaataaacaaataatattacaatataATGATTCAGTATTTAATAGAATATAATGAAACTTAAAAGCATATACTTTATagtaaaatgtaaataataatatttgaataaactgttaaataaatttatttattacgtataaattgtagattaataacattaattatatttctataatGGTGTAAGTATCTAGTCTAAATTTTTGGTATGATCCTATCTAATTGatcctatatttttattgtcCATTCCAGgttatatatttctaatatatttataaatacttaGACAATTTTTGGACAAGATATTCTTacacaattttcttaaaatcaaaaacaaatctCCTACCAAAAATACATACAGATatcctatgtttttttttggtcgcAGATACACATAACCTATATTTAtgtaaaagcaaaaaaattacCATGTCTTAAAGTTCAAAACCGAATTGGCTCTAAAGAACATTCAATTCTTTGTATACTCTAGATAAACTCTTAAGTTGAGAAAGTATCTTTACTCAAGTGGTTAAATGCGGTATACTTCACCGGAGCTTAGCTCCACTAAGTTGTGTTTTCTGCATTCTTTAGTTGGTTATGATTCGGGTTCGAAACCTTCAAAGTAGTACCAATTTAGGAAAAGAATAATGATAAAAAACTTTTCTTAACAAGTGAAAGAATTGTTTATTTTAAGTTCTAAGCATTTAGCCCAAAAATTTACACATGTACacaaaaccagaaaaacacaCATGCAGACAACAATTTTGGTAGCTGACAGacattttaaatctaaaaaccagATCGTCCGGTTTAAACTGGCGAAACAACAATCGGACCTAGACAAAACATTTGAAGCACAATCATCGTCTTTTTCTTTAGATGGACTACTAGGCAGTGATCTAAGCATCCTTGGAGTATCCAAGATTCTCTATCTTCTGAAAACGTTCATTTGATATGTTCTCGGGACACAAAGACGAAGAGAACAAATACCAATAAACAAATAGACAGCAGTAAACACAAATCCAACAATATCAACTATCTTCTGATGTACATTGGCATGTAAATTTTGACTTAAAGAGAATCAGTGAGAAAGAAACatgtataacatatatatatatatatatatatatatatatatgtatatgtttgaaAAAATAGAGTGGTAATATTTTGGGTAAAAGATTAGGAGATTTCTTTTAAAGAGCATTGGAGAAGGAAGAGTTGAGTAGATTGATAAAGGAAGCGGAAGAGAGAAAACATTCCAGAAATAGAAGGATTTGGTACACTAATGGAAAGGTTAGGCCATGATTATCCCTAAGAAACCCATTGGGgtttcttagttttttaaaaaaaaaaaaaaaaaaaaaattaaaaagcaaaccaatcgggggccgccacgtgtcagtggggcccgcgaacagtgtaagaaactcactaaaatcggttcttaattagtagtttttgtaaccgATCCTTAAGGGTTTTGTGGGGGCCCACGCACTAAGAAACCCACTAAGGACCccggataatcatgctctaagagcatgattatccggGGTCCTTAGTGGGTTTCTTAGTGCGTGGGCCCCCACAAAACCCTTAAGGATcggttacaaaaactactaattaagaaccgattttagtgagtttcttacactgttcgcgggccccactgacacgtggcggcccccgattggtttgctttttaatttttttttatttttattttttaaaaaaactaagaaactcATTGGGTTTCTTAGGGATAATCATGGCCTTACGAAACAAAGAGACCTCGTCATGCTCACACTCCATGTGCTCCTAAcaatttcttctctttttttcttatccCGATGTTTTTCACTCTCACGAGTCTAGTTAAGTAAATTAAACCCCTTACGGCTCTAATATCTTTACTTTACAACTATTTGACCGTCAGCCAAATCGACTTAGGTTTTGATTGGCAGAGCTAATGAGAAAACAGTAAAAATATGCTACTCAAATAGTATGGTCTCataaatgtatttaaaaaattgattgttAGAGCAGTAATAATTCATATAGAAAACTatcacataaaataaaaatataatatataatttgtttgtttctaaataatatatataattatatttataatatatatatatatatatatattatttttatttacaataataaattatattctaaatgtgaaaatttgttctttttaaaattagaatatttaaatttatttttttttttaattttaaaaatataaatttaatttagaaattctCTAGGATAtccctttttaagtttttgtcttaaaaatagcactcaaagaagaaaattagcaaaataagttttattaaatgataaaaatacagtttaaaaatacatttttaccctaaggttaactaatctagacctATGGTTTAAAGTTAAGGGATAGGGTTTTGGGGATagggtttcaaatttaaaaaaataaaaaataaaaattaaacttttcaaaataaaaaaaacctaTTTTGGTCATGTTCTTTCTtgaggtctatttttgtgacaaaaactttaaaaagactatttgaaagaattgctcaatttaattttggatacaaatataattttgttaaattattgaataatataaataaattatataatttaaaaaaatatatatatatatatataaatgcaaATGTTATACAAAAAGTTTCATGCGAAAGCATTGGGCAAAACACATTTATAGAGCATCTGTATATTCTGAATGCGATTCTAAATGTTATACTAATCATTCTTGATTGGATAATAAGCAGCATAATGGTTATGCTAATGGTTTGCCAATCAAACTCTAACTAGTATagagttttcttttgtttcacaaaatggagtatatttttatatttgattataaacaaatatcaataaaatcataACCTTCTAAATTATGTTTTCAAGCTACTaagataaaaatgttttaaggcttcagtttgaaatatttttaatattaatatatatatatattatattttgatctGTGCTTTGAAGCGTGAGATTAAATTTTTACAAAGTTTTAGTTTAAtggagaatattttttttttttaatttatgtttatatgtgtagatcaattcaatttttttttttcaataatcacatttaaatttgttaaagttaaaattattgggttaaaaataaataataagattaaTTTGTTAAAGTCTTATAATGTGTTATAATGCTTAGTTGTTAATTGTTAAACTTAAATTGACATTGTGCGTCcgattatttatgtttttcaagACTTTCACTGTTGAGGAATATTTCCATGAGCAACTTCATTTTTAAGGTTGGATGAACCCTAAATTTGAGGTTTTAAGATGGTCTTCTCCAATGGTAAAATCTTAAATCTGACTTTATACAAGTATGAATAAATTTATTCACTCGGAAAGAGGCTGGGTTTCTTAAAGATTGTAGCGTCCTCAAGACGACAATACATACATGGTATATATCTCTTATATTAGGTACTATGCTCCATAATTTAGCTACGTTATGGTCTTGGCTACATGGATTTTCAATTGCTGGACTGTCATGCTATTTGACCATTCATATTATACTATTGTTATCTCCAGGAAACATGGCACGTATAGAGATTCAGAAAAGGTGGTCTTATAAAAAAGACTGTTACATAGCCAGATATTGattctatatatttaaaataaaatatttgtacgTAAGAAAAAACTGTAAGAATATTGCAAAAATAGCTTATTGACCCTGGcaaaatatgttatttatttaaatcgACCCTGACAATCTCCGTTACTAATTCTGTCCGACATTGTGATCACACAAGCAATCAACTAGAGATTATAATAAGATGGTTTTATCCATCAAACTAGCTATTTGAACCATTGTAGGATTGGTCCAAAATATGTTAAATAAACTATAAAAAGTTTTCCTAGTTTGACCATGAGATATATGTTTCTTAAGGAATAGCATGCTGACGACTTGCATGACGATCATGTGCATATAATCGACTGGTGCGTTTCTTTTGATACTTTATAGTACATCGATTATATACTTCCAGTAGTTtcataaactatatatttataattcagATGCCTCACACGTGTACTGcttaaaatcacaaaacatcTCAAAACCTCACTTTTGTTGTTAATCACGATTAGCATATATGTTTAAGGCATCGTATCAACCATATTAACCACACATTATATTCGATACAATAATGACTATTTAAGTGGTCCCTAATCCATTCATTGTACTTATTTTCTTCCCATTTTCAGACCAATGTAccatttataaatttgtaataaCGCGTATTGCATGCGTGTAACAGTCAAGTCGCCACAAACACTCAGATTAGTATTTAACTTAATCTTGATTTTGCTAAAGATACTactgttaattaaataatagtacaaCCATAGgagaacaaagagaagaaggCGAGAGAAGAAATTGAAGTAAAACCAAAGTTTCATGGGGACAAATAAGATATGCATGTTTCCTCCAATGATGTTAGTTCATTTGGTAAGATGAAACGCTATTGGAATTTGATAATCCcctttattaattatattgatTATGTGTACTGTATATAAATACtagttaataattatttaaactaGTCAAAATCTATACTATGAAATACTATCAAGTTGATCCATTTACTAAAAATACAACGTATACATTTTATTTAGATTTGTTTCTATTTATTCGCCTTAGGAACAAGTgtagaataaatattttgtaactttGTTCCAACATAATTTCTGTTGGACTTATACTCTGACTATATCGAAAGTGAGAGACTGAGAGCATGATTAACCTCAGTCTCTTAGCCggagttcttaactcatgatttgatattattattattttttacatttttcggctaagagacagttcttatatctcttatttaagagacagtTCTTACCTTTTCTTatagcatgattaacccggagttcttaggatgaggttcttagtggaagttaaaaaactgtttcttaacttccgctaagaaccccactctaagaaccccgggttaatcatggtcttagtttttaaataaaaaaatgtaagaaccgtctcttatcCGAAGTTAAGAACTCTCATTAAGAAACCGAGGTTAATTGAGACTTTTTGAGAATATAAGATCGCTAGACAAAACAAATTCCAGAACTTCAATGAGAGATATGAGAAACACACATTGATAAACTTAGTGTTGTAGGAATGCTGAAAAACTGATTTCGAACTTTTCTCTTtatatagtttacaaaaaaaaatcttttatctTTATACCTCTCTTTCTTCGtatctctgtttcttttagCTTCTTTTGTTTAGAGAGAAAACGAGAGAGACATTTTTCTTCTTAACTTCTACGTTGATAATTTGGATCATTTTCTTGGACATTTCTTACATTAAACAGCTACCACTTGTCCATGCTTCTACTTTATGCACTAAACTAAGTTTACAGTCAAAACT
This Brassica napus cultivar Da-Ae chromosome C6, Da-Ae, whole genome shotgun sequence DNA region includes the following protein-coding sequences:
- the LOC106449469 gene encoding multiple organellar RNA editing factor 7, mitochondrial; protein product: MGSIVRRPSNLTAAAVRFRLAPLLPFSGSSGSVNSDTTRCSELIRVPSLVEGCDYKHWLVLMKPPNGYPPRNDIVQGFIRTLAMAQGSDEEAKKSIYSVSTKYYYAFGCRVHEHLTYKIRSLPDVRWVLPDSFIVDGGDSGYGGEPSVDGEVAPYDEKYHADWLRDQTDEDAKNRLVKKKPRRKRNKKLN
- the LOC111207063 gene encoding putative defensin-like protein 162, with product MTKFLCSYLVISMFVLSAFLALPNAQKICRVNPNLRKACSFQECTPLCLQKYNMDGICIGNNKNICTCIYNC